Proteins encoded together in one Mycobacterium noviomagense window:
- the ideR gene encoding iron-dependent transcriptional regulator IdeR codes for MNELVDTTEMYLRTIYDLEEEGVTPLRARIAERLEQSGPTVSQTVSRMERDGLLRVAGDRHLELTDKGRALAIAVMRKHRLAERLLVDVIGLPWEEVHAEACRWEHVMSEDVERRLVQVLNNPTTSPFGNPIPGLKDLGVGPGFGSEDANLVRLTELPSGSPVAVVVRQLTEHVQGDIDLITRLKDAGVVPNARVTVETNPAGGVTIVIPGHENVTLPHEMAHAVKVEKV; via the coding sequence ATGAACGAGCTGGTTGACACCACCGAGATGTACCTGCGGACGATTTACGACCTCGAGGAAGAGGGCGTGACGCCGTTGCGCGCGCGGATCGCCGAGCGGCTCGAGCAGAGCGGTCCCACCGTCAGCCAGACCGTGTCACGGATGGAGCGCGACGGGTTACTGCGGGTCGCCGGCGACCGCCATTTGGAGCTCACCGACAAGGGCAGGGCGCTGGCGATAGCGGTGATGCGCAAGCACCGGCTCGCTGAGCGGCTGCTGGTCGACGTGATCGGGTTGCCTTGGGAAGAAGTGCATGCCGAAGCCTGCCGGTGGGAGCACGTGATGAGCGAGGATGTCGAGCGGCGGCTGGTGCAGGTGCTCAACAACCCGACCACTTCCCCGTTCGGCAACCCGATTCCGGGGCTGAAGGACCTCGGCGTGGGACCGGGATTCGGCTCCGAAGACGCCAACCTGGTGCGGCTGACCGAGCTGCCGTCGGGCTCACCGGTGGCCGTGGTCGTCCGCCAACTCACCGAGCACGTCCAGGGTGACATCGACCTGATCACTCGGCTCAAGGACGCCGGCGTCGTGCCCAACGCGCGGGTGACCGTCGAGACCAACCCGGCCGGCGGGGTGACCATCGTGATACCGGGCCACGAGAACGTGACCCTCCCGCACGAGATGGCCCACGCCGTCAAGGTGGAAAAGGTCTAG
- the sigB gene encoding sigma-70 family RNA polymerase sigma factor SigB, translating to MTVRADREGAMANATTSRVDSDLDAQSPAADLVRVYLNGIGKTALLNAADEVELAKRIEAGLYAQYLLETRKRLGENRKRELAMVVRDGEAARRHLLEANLRLVVSLAKRYTGRGMPLLDLIQEGNLGLIRAMEKFDYTKGFKFSTYATWWIRQAITRGMADQSRTIRLPVHLVEQVNKLARIKREMHQNLGREATDEELAAESGIPIDKINDLLEHSRDPVSLDMPVGSDEEAPLGDFIEDAEAMSAENAVIAELLHTDIRSVLATLDEREHQVIRLRFGLDDGQPRTLDQIGKLFGLSRERVRQIEREVMAKLRHGERADRLRSYAS from the coding sequence ATGACAGTTCGAGCCGATCGGGAGGGCGCTATGGCAAATGCCACCACAAGCCGGGTTGACAGCGATCTGGACGCTCAGAGCCCAGCCGCCGACCTGGTGCGCGTGTATCTGAACGGCATCGGCAAGACCGCGTTGCTCAATGCCGCCGACGAGGTCGAGCTCGCCAAGCGCATCGAGGCCGGGCTTTATGCCCAGTATCTGCTGGAAACCCGGAAGCGCCTCGGGGAGAACCGCAAACGGGAGCTGGCGATGGTGGTCCGCGACGGTGAGGCGGCGCGGCGTCATCTGCTGGAAGCCAACCTGCGGCTGGTGGTGTCGCTGGCAAAGCGCTACACCGGGCGCGGCATGCCGCTGCTCGACCTCATCCAGGAGGGCAACCTCGGTCTGATCCGCGCGATGGAGAAGTTCGACTACACCAAGGGATTCAAGTTCTCCACCTATGCCACGTGGTGGATCCGCCAGGCCATCACGCGGGGTATGGCCGACCAAAGCCGCACGATCCGGTTGCCGGTCCATCTCGTCGAGCAGGTCAATAAGCTGGCGCGGATCAAGCGCGAGATGCACCAGAATCTGGGCCGCGAGGCCACCGACGAGGAGCTGGCCGCCGAGTCCGGCATTCCGATCGACAAGATCAACGACCTGCTGGAGCACAGCCGTGACCCGGTGAGCCTGGACATGCCGGTCGGCTCCGACGAGGAAGCTCCCCTGGGCGATTTCATCGAGGACGCCGAGGCGATGTCCGCGGAGAACGCGGTGATCGCCGAGCTGCTGCACACCGACATCCGCAGCGTGCTGGCCACCCTCGACGAGCGCGAGCACCAGGTGATCCGGCTGCGGTTCGGGCTGGACGACGGCCAGCCGCGCACGCTGGATCAAATCGGCAAGCTGTTCGGTTTGTCGCGTGAGCGGGTCCGCCAGATAGAGCGCGAAGTCATGGCCAAGCTGCGCCACGGCGAGCGCGCCGACCGGCTGCGCTCCTACGCCAGCTAA
- a CDS encoding DUF3039 domain-containing protein, which translates to MQTETIERTDTEERVDDGTGSDIPKYFHYVKKDKIAESAVMGTHVVALCGEVFPVTRSAKPGSPVCPECKRIYERLKKD; encoded by the coding sequence ATGCAGACCGAGACGATCGAGCGCACCGATACCGAAGAACGGGTCGACGACGGGACCGGCAGCGACATCCCCAAGTACTTCCACTACGTCAAGAAGGACAAGATCGCCGAAAGCGCCGTGATGGGCACCCATGTCGTCGCCCTGTGCGGCGAGGTATTTCCGGTAACACGGTCGGCGAAGCCGGGGTCTCCGGTCTGCCCGGAATGCAAGCGAATCTACGAGAGGCTCAAGAAGGACTGA
- a CDS encoding RNA polymerase sigma factor: MAATKASPSTDEPVKRTATKAPAKAGAKRSAAKSTNGSASSKKATKSTTRASKTSPGATKATSAKRAETAKKDHAPAKSAPAKPSRSRAKKATAPKDVEVVADALVEDVDAEADLGGEPDADIEPDDIDIDPADLSLDDLEDVAPESDDAELEQADPDLEQADAAAPAVAVEETVEDDEEIAEPSEKDKASGDFVWDEDESEALRQARKDAELTASADSVRAYLKQIGKVALLNAEEEVELAKRIEAGLYASQLLAEMAERGEKLPAAQRRDMMWICRDGDRAKNHLLEANLRLVVSLAKRYTGRGMAFLDLIQEGNLGLIRAVEKFDYTKGYKFSTYATWWIRQAITRAMADQARTIRIPVHMVEVINKLGRIQRELLQDLGREPTPEELAKEMDITPEKVLEIQQYAREPISLDQTIGDEGDSQLGDFIEDSEAVVAVDAVSFTLLQDQLQSVLETLSEREAGVVRLRFGLTDGQPRTLDEIGQVYGVTRERIRQIESKTMSKLRHPSRSQVLRDYLD; encoded by the coding sequence GTGGCAGCGACCAAAGCAAGCCCGTCAACCGATGAGCCGGTGAAACGCACCGCCACCAAGGCCCCCGCCAAGGCCGGTGCAAAGCGATCGGCGGCAAAGTCCACCAACGGGTCCGCCTCTTCCAAGAAGGCCACCAAGAGCACCACCCGCGCAAGCAAAACCTCCCCAGGTGCCACGAAGGCGACCAGCGCCAAACGCGCCGAGACCGCGAAGAAGGACCACGCTCCGGCCAAAAGTGCCCCCGCGAAGCCGTCGCGGAGCCGAGCGAAGAAAGCCACGGCGCCAAAGGATGTCGAGGTCGTCGCCGACGCCCTGGTCGAGGACGTCGACGCCGAGGCGGATCTCGGCGGTGAGCCGGACGCCGATATCGAACCGGACGACATCGATATCGACCCCGCCGACCTGAGTCTCGATGACCTCGAGGACGTAGCGCCCGAGAGCGATGATGCCGAGCTTGAGCAAGCCGACCCCGACCTCGAGCAAGCCGACGCCGCCGCGCCCGCCGTGGCCGTCGAGGAAACCGTCGAGGACGACGAAGAGATCGCTGAGCCGAGCGAAAAAGACAAGGCCTCAGGCGATTTCGTATGGGACGAAGACGAGTCTGAGGCCTTGCGCCAAGCGCGCAAAGACGCCGAACTCACCGCATCGGCGGACTCGGTTCGCGCGTACCTCAAGCAGATCGGCAAGGTCGCGCTGCTCAACGCCGAGGAAGAGGTCGAGCTGGCCAAGCGGATCGAGGCCGGCCTGTACGCCAGCCAGCTGCTGGCCGAAATGGCCGAGCGCGGCGAGAAGCTCCCAGCCGCCCAGCGCCGCGACATGATGTGGATCTGCCGCGACGGCGACCGCGCGAAAAACCATCTGCTGGAAGCAAATTTGCGTCTGGTGGTGTCGTTGGCCAAGCGCTACACCGGCCGCGGGATGGCGTTTTTGGACCTAATCCAGGAAGGCAACCTGGGTTTGATCCGTGCGGTCGAAAAGTTCGACTACACCAAGGGTTACAAGTTCTCTACGTACGCGACTTGGTGGATCCGGCAGGCCATTACTCGGGCCATGGCCGACCAGGCACGCACCATCCGCATCCCGGTGCACATGGTCGAGGTGATCAACAAGCTGGGCCGCATCCAGCGTGAGCTGCTGCAGGATCTGGGCCGCGAGCCCACTCCTGAGGAGCTGGCCAAGGAGATGGACATCACGCCGGAAAAGGTGCTGGAGATCCAGCAGTATGCGCGTGAGCCGATCTCGTTGGATCAGACGATCGGCGACGAGGGCGACAGCCAGCTGGGCGACTTCATCGAAGACAGCGAAGCGGTGGTTGCGGTCGACGCGGTGTCGTTCACGCTGTTGCAGGACCAGCTGCAGTCGGTGTTGGAGACGCTCTCCGAACGCGAGGCCGGCGTGGTACGGCTGCGCTTCGGGCTCACCGATGGCCAACCGCGAACGCTTGACGAGATCGGTCAGGTCTACGGCGTCACGCGGGAACGCATCCGCCAGATCGAGTCCAAGACGATGTCAAAGCTGCGTCACCCCAGCCGTTCCCAGGTGCTGCGCGACTACCTGGACTGA
- the cei gene encoding envelope integrity protein Cei, whose protein sequence is MVAQITEGTAFDKHGRPFRRRNPRPALGLMLVLLLITGVVWAMALTRSTDVHETAVCNPPPSGPNGEQPRLGEQVPRSTMVNVTPAKLAETKVHVLNASGRGGQAADIADALRDLGFAQPSAANDPVYANTRLNCQGQIRFGEAGQASAAAVWLVAPCTELFRDDRADDSVDLALGTDFTALAHSDDIETVLATLRPDATEESDPALVAKIHSNSC, encoded by the coding sequence GTGGTCGCGCAAATCACAGAAGGCACCGCTTTCGACAAGCACGGCCGGCCCTTTCGGCGACGCAATCCCCGGCCGGCTCTCGGTCTTATGTTGGTGCTGCTTCTGATAACGGGTGTGGTGTGGGCGATGGCGCTGACCCGCTCGACTGACGTGCACGAGACCGCTGTCTGTAACCCGCCGCCGTCGGGGCCGAACGGCGAGCAGCCACGACTGGGTGAGCAAGTGCCGCGAAGCACGATGGTGAACGTCACCCCCGCCAAACTCGCCGAAACCAAAGTTCATGTGCTCAACGCCAGCGGGCGCGGCGGTCAGGCCGCCGATATCGCCGACGCCTTGCGCGACTTGGGCTTTGCCCAACCGAGCGCTGCCAATGACCCCGTTTACGCCAACACCAGGCTGAACTGCCAGGGCCAAATCCGTTTCGGTGAAGCCGGCCAAGCCTCGGCGGCCGCCGTGTGGTTGGTGGCACCCTGCACCGAATTGTTCCGCGACGACCGCGCCGACGACTCCGTCGACCTCGCGCTCGGCACCGACTTCACCGCGCTGGCGCACAGTGACGACATCGAGACCGTACTGGCCACCCTGCGCCCCGATGCCACCGAGGAGTCCGATCCCGCTCTGGTGGCGAAGATCCACTCCAATAGCTGCTGA
- a CDS encoding DUF952 domain-containing protein → MTFVSEVLVHLCSAGAWSRAQDCGYVRSDSLSSVGFVHLSTPPQVHLPANRLYRGRDDLVLLHIDPARLDSPLVWEPGVPTDPESMLFPHLYGPLPVTAVTQVAAYRPGPDGTFPPLEDPT, encoded by the coding sequence GTGACGTTCGTCTCCGAGGTGCTGGTTCACCTGTGCTCGGCGGGGGCGTGGTCGCGCGCCCAGGACTGCGGCTATGTTCGCTCCGACTCGCTATCGAGCGTCGGGTTCGTCCATTTGTCGACGCCGCCGCAGGTTCACCTGCCGGCCAACCGGCTCTACCGCGGACGTGACGATCTGGTGTTGCTGCACATCGATCCCGCCCGGCTTGACTCACCGCTGGTATGGGAACCGGGGGTGCCAACGGATCCGGAGTCGATGTTGTTCCCGCACCTGTATGGTCCGCTGCCGGTCACCGCTGTGACCCAGGTCGCCGCCTACCGGCCCGGTCCGGACGGCACCTTTCCGCCGCTCGAAGACCCGACGTAG
- a CDS encoding DUF3099 domain-containing protein translates to MWDSGEMKRGTELGFDDDGRPVLITAAAPSYEVQHRERVRKYLTLMAFRVPALVLAALAYGAWHNGLISLLIVAASVPLPWMAVLIANDRPPRRADEPRRFDSVPRRTPLFPTAERPALEPRRPVPPQPDSPHSAGDGSP, encoded by the coding sequence TTGTGGGACAGTGGAGAAATGAAGCGCGGCACGGAGCTGGGTTTCGACGACGACGGTCGACCAGTCCTCATCACCGCCGCCGCACCGTCGTATGAGGTGCAGCACCGCGAGCGGGTGCGCAAGTACCTGACTCTGATGGCCTTCCGTGTCCCGGCGCTGGTGCTGGCGGCACTCGCCTACGGCGCCTGGCACAACGGCCTCATCTCGCTCCTGATCGTGGCCGCCTCGGTGCCCTTGCCGTGGATGGCGGTGCTGATCGCCAACGACCGGCCGCCGCGGCGCGCCGACGAACCCCGGCGCTTCGACAGCGTCCCTCGCCGCACGCCTTTGTTCCCGACCGCCGAACGCCCGGCGCTCGAACCGCGCAGACCGGTGCCGCCGCAACCGGACTCGCCGCACTCGGCGGGTGACGGTTCCCCGTAA
- a CDS encoding inositol monophosphatase family protein: MTTADNRPAHLRSVAETLAAEAAAFVRRRRSEVFGVDARDADDAAVRSKSTPTDPVTIVDTDTERLLRDRLAQLRSGDPILGEEGGGPADASAGDGSVTWVLDPIDGTVNFVYGIPAYAVSVAAQVHGVSVAGAVADVAAGRVYSAGAGLGAHVSDEKGTRPLRCTAVDDLSMALLGTGFGYSRQRRAVQAALLARMLPVVRDVRRIGSAALDLCMVAAGRLDAYYEHGLHLWDCAAGALIAAEAGARVLLPPRDGAGGTAGLVVAAAPGIADQLLAALEQFDGLQPIRD; encoded by the coding sequence GTGACGACAGCTGACAACCGGCCGGCGCACCTGCGTTCGGTGGCCGAAACGCTGGCCGCCGAGGCCGCTGCGTTCGTGCGGCGTCGCCGCAGCGAGGTGTTCGGCGTCGACGCCCGTGATGCAGACGACGCGGCGGTGCGGTCCAAGAGCACCCCCACCGATCCGGTGACCATCGTCGACACCGATACCGAGCGGCTACTGCGGGACCGCTTAGCGCAGCTGCGTTCGGGCGACCCGATTCTGGGCGAGGAGGGCGGTGGGCCCGCCGATGCGAGCGCCGGCGACGGATCAGTCACCTGGGTGCTCGATCCCATCGACGGCACAGTGAACTTCGTCTACGGCATTCCCGCCTACGCGGTGTCGGTTGCCGCCCAGGTACACGGTGTCTCGGTGGCCGGTGCCGTCGCCGACGTCGCAGCGGGTCGGGTGTACTCGGCCGGGGCAGGGCTCGGGGCACATGTCAGCGACGAGAAGGGGACACGGCCGTTACGGTGTACCGCCGTCGACGATTTGTCGATGGCGTTGCTCGGCACCGGGTTCGGGTACTCCAGGCAGCGCCGCGCTGTGCAGGCGGCGCTGCTGGCGCGGATGCTGCCGGTGGTCCGTGATGTGCGCCGCATCGGGTCGGCGGCCCTGGACTTGTGCATGGTGGCCGCAGGCCGGCTGGATGCTTACTACGAGCACGGTTTGCATCTGTGGGATTGCGCGGCTGGGGCATTGATCGCTGCCGAGGCCGGCGCGCGGGTGCTGCTGCCTCCGCGGGACGGGGCGGGCGGCACGGCCGGCCTGGTCGTCGCTGCCGCACCGGGAATCGCGGACCAACTGTTGGCCGCGCTCGAGCAGTTCGACGGCCTACAACCGATCCGCGACTAG
- a CDS encoding DUF4193 domain-containing protein: MPTDYDAPRRTETDDVSEDSLEELKARRNEAASAVVDVDESETAENFELPGADLSGEELSVRVIPKQADEFTCSSCFLVQHRSRLASEKNGVMICTDCAA; this comes from the coding sequence ATGCCTACCGACTATGACGCCCCACGGCGCACCGAGACTGATGACGTTTCCGAGGATTCGCTAGAGGAACTCAAAGCGCGGCGGAACGAAGCCGCGTCGGCCGTGGTCGACGTCGACGAATCGGAAACCGCTGAAAACTTCGAACTGCCCGGCGCCGACTTGTCCGGCGAAGAGCTGTCCGTTCGCGTTATTCCCAAGCAGGCCGACGAGTTCACCTGCTCGAGCTGCTTTTTGGTGCAACACCGCAGCCGGCTCGCCAGCGAGAAAAACGGCGTGATGATCTGTACCGACTGCGCGGCCTGA
- a CDS encoding DUF4192 domain-containing protein — MTKHRSDFELDRPGALIAALPAVLGFVPEKSLVLVSIDGGEMGAVMRVDLSDDLTERLTHLAEVAAAAEPEAAIAVIIDADGARCPVCGEQYRQLCTALADALSQHDIVLWAAHVVDRVATDGRWHCVDGCGAGGAVEDPSASPLAVAAVLDGRRLYARRADLQAVIAVDDTAGSAELAAAIAEVAAAREEAYRLDPDGTARHDVEEMMAAAARVADNRQLCTTELARLACALTDVQVRDTMYALAVGVNAGEAESLWAVLSRRLPEPWRVEALVLLAFSAYARGDGPLAGVSLEAALRCEPGHRMAGMLDRALQSGLRPERIRELGLTGYRLARRLGVRLPPRRAFGQRAV, encoded by the coding sequence ATGACAAAACATCGATCCGACTTTGAACTCGACCGCCCCGGTGCGCTGATTGCCGCGTTACCGGCCGTCCTCGGTTTCGTGCCGGAAAAGTCGCTGGTGCTGGTGTCGATCGACGGCGGCGAAATGGGTGCGGTGATGCGGGTGGACCTTTCTGACGACCTGACCGAGCGGCTCACCCACCTCGCCGAGGTCGCCGCCGCCGCCGAGCCCGAGGCCGCGATTGCGGTAATCATCGACGCCGACGGTGCGCGCTGCCCGGTGTGCGGCGAGCAGTACCGCCAACTGTGCACGGCGCTCGCTGACGCGTTGTCGCAGCACGACATTGTGTTGTGGGCGGCGCACGTGGTGGATCGGGTGGCGACCGACGGCCGCTGGCACTGCGTCGACGGTTGCGGTGCCGGTGGTGCAGTCGAGGATCCCTCGGCGTCGCCGCTGGCAGTGGCGGCGGTGCTGGATGGGCGACGGCTCTACGCCCGGCGCGCCGATCTCCAGGCCGTGATCGCGGTCGACGACACGGCCGGCAGCGCTGAGTTGGCCGCTGCGATCGCCGAGGTAGCGGCGGCACGGGAGGAGGCGTATCGCCTCGACCCCGATGGCACAGCGCGCCACGACGTCGAGGAAATGATGGCCGCCGCTGCTCGTGTCGCCGACAATCGACAGCTGTGCACGACCGAGCTGGCCAGGCTGGCCTGCGCGCTGACCGATGTTCAGGTCCGCGACACGATGTATGCGCTTGCGGTCGGCGTCAACGCCGGTGAGGCCGAGTCGTTGTGGGCGGTGCTGTCGCGCCGGCTACCGGAGCCGTGGCGGGTGGAGGCGCTGGTCCTGTTGGCGTTCAGTGCCTACGCCCGCGGCGACGGGCCGCTGGCCGGCGTGTCGCTGGAGGCGGCGCTGCGCTGCGAGCCCGGGCACCGGATGGCGGGCATGCTCGACCGGGCGCTGCAGTCGGGCCTGCGGCCTGAGCGAATCCGTGAACTTGGTCTGACCGGTTATCGACTGGCGAGGCGGCTCGGGGTGCGGCTACCGCCGCGGCGAGCATTCGGTCAGCGCGCGGTGTAG
- a CDS encoding DUF3093 domain-containing protein yields the protein MSGTRVAPQSVRYRERLWVPWWWWPLGFGLAALIAFEVNLGIRSLPDWLPFVVLFAVAAAALLWLGRFEIRVTVGDSGVELWAGQAHLPVTVIARSAEVPRSAKSAALGRQLDPAAYVLHRGWVGPMVLVVLDDPDDPTPYWLVSCRHPDRVLSALRN from the coding sequence GTGTCCGGGACGCGCGTCGCGCCGCAAAGCGTGCGGTATCGCGAACGACTCTGGGTGCCGTGGTGGTGGTGGCCGCTGGGCTTCGGGCTGGCCGCACTGATCGCCTTCGAGGTCAATCTCGGCATCCGCAGCCTGCCGGACTGGCTGCCGTTCGTCGTGTTGTTCGCGGTGGCCGCCGCGGCGCTGCTGTGGTTGGGGCGCTTCGAAATCCGGGTCACGGTCGGCGACAGTGGTGTCGAGTTATGGGCCGGCCAAGCACATTTGCCGGTCACCGTGATCGCTCGCTCGGCAGAGGTCCCGCGTTCGGCGAAGTCCGCGGCGCTCGGCCGCCAGCTGGATCCCGCGGCGTACGTCTTGCATCGCGGCTGGGTCGGGCCGATGGTTCTGGTCGTTCTCGATGACCCCGATGATCCGACGCCGTACTGGCTGGTGAGCTGCCGTCACCCAGACCGGGTGCTGTCGGCATTGCGCAACTGA
- the ppgK gene encoding polyphosphate--glucose phosphotransferase, which translates to MSSTEPSTDAVGTDAAGITPQPRGFGVDVGGSGIKGGIVDLATGQLVGDRFKLPTPQPATPAAVAKTIAAVVNEFGWTGPLGVTYPGVVTEGVVQTAANVDKSWIGISARDVISAELVGQEVVVLNDADAAGLAEERYGAGKDQSGVVVLLTFGTGIGSAVIHNGKLLPNTEFGHLEVGGKEAEHRAASSVKERRGWSYKKWTRHVTKVLVAIENAMWPDLFIVGGGISRKADKWVPLLTNRTRVVPAALQNSAGIVGAAMAATTDVTH; encoded by the coding sequence ATGAGCAGCACCGAGCCAAGCACGGACGCAGTCGGTACCGATGCGGCCGGAATCACACCGCAGCCACGCGGGTTCGGCGTCGACGTCGGCGGCAGCGGCATCAAGGGTGGCATCGTCGACCTGGCCACCGGGCAGCTCGTCGGCGACCGATTCAAACTGCCGACCCCGCAGCCGGCCACCCCGGCAGCGGTCGCCAAGACCATCGCGGCGGTCGTCAACGAGTTCGGTTGGACCGGTCCGCTGGGGGTGACCTACCCCGGCGTCGTCACTGAAGGTGTCGTGCAGACCGCCGCCAATGTGGACAAGTCGTGGATCGGCATCAGTGCGCGTGACGTCATCAGCGCCGAACTCGTGGGTCAAGAAGTCGTTGTCCTTAACGACGCCGACGCTGCGGGGCTGGCCGAAGAGCGGTATGGAGCCGGCAAAGACCAATCCGGGGTCGTCGTGCTGCTGACCTTCGGGACCGGGATCGGGTCGGCGGTCATCCACAACGGGAAATTGCTACCCAATACGGAGTTCGGCCACCTCGAGGTGGGTGGCAAGGAGGCCGAGCACCGGGCGGCGTCGTCGGTCAAAGAAAGGCGCGGCTGGAGTTACAAAAAGTGGACGCGCCACGTGACGAAGGTGCTGGTCGCGATCGAGAACGCGATGTGGCCCGATCTGTTCATCGTCGGCGGCGGCATTAGCCGAAAAGCCGACAAATGGGTGCCGCTGCTCACAAATCGGACCCGGGTAGTGCCAGCGGCTTTACAAAACAGTGCCGGCATTGTGGGCGCGGCAATGGCGGCTACGACAGACGTGACACATTGA
- a CDS encoding DUF7455 domain-containing protein yields MNATLTSPELTRADRCDRCGAAARVRATLPSGAELLFCQHHANEHEAKLIELSAVLESSAVPLDA; encoded by the coding sequence ATGAACGCCACATTGACCAGTCCCGAACTCACCAGGGCTGATCGGTGCGATCGGTGCGGTGCCGCCGCCCGTGTGCGTGCCACGCTGCCGTCTGGCGCTGAGCTTCTCTTCTGCCAGCATCACGCCAATGAGCACGAGGCCAAGCTGATCGAGTTGTCAGCGGTGCTGGAATCGAGCGCCGTGCCGCTGGACGCCTAA
- a CDS encoding tyrosine-type recombinase/integrase — translation MTTARSRRRPNTLDLAALLPSWEVSLRADHKSRETRKSYTTGVYQFIDWCEVNGHTPAFDRDLVRAWVADLLAGGAEPATARARQLGVRRFSAWCEEEAEVDRDPLLGLKAPKLDVKVVDSLTDDQVRALVKACAGKEFRDRRDEAIVRLMVETGMRAGEVLG, via the coding sequence ATGACGACCGCCCGTTCCCGCCGACGCCCCAACACCCTCGACCTGGCCGCGCTGCTGCCGTCCTGGGAGGTATCGCTGCGCGCCGACCACAAGTCCCGCGAGACCCGCAAGAGCTACACGACCGGGGTCTACCAGTTCATCGACTGGTGCGAGGTCAACGGCCATACGCCCGCGTTCGACCGCGACCTGGTGCGCGCCTGGGTGGCCGACCTGCTGGCAGGCGGGGCCGAACCGGCGACCGCGCGTGCCCGCCAGCTGGGGGTGCGCCGCTTCAGCGCCTGGTGCGAGGAGGAGGCCGAGGTCGACCGCGATCCGCTGCTGGGCCTGAAAGCGCCCAAGCTCGACGTCAAGGTGGTCGACTCGCTGACCGACGACCAGGTGCGCGCGCTCGTCAAGGCCTGCGCCGGGAAGGAGTTCCGCGACCGCCGCGACGAGGCCATCGTGCGGCTGATGGTCGAGACCGGGATGCGCGCCGGGGAGGTCCTGGGCTGA
- the dut gene encoding dUTP diphosphatase, giving the protein MSTSLAVVRLDRGLPLPSRAHDGDAGVDLYSAEDVELAPGERALVRTGIAVAVPYGMVGLVHPRSGLAARVGLSIVNSPGTIDAGYRGELKVALINLDPVTPIVVHRGDRIAQLLVQRVELVELVEVSSFDEAGLAETSRGDGGHGSSGGHASL; this is encoded by the coding sequence GTGTCGACCAGTCTGGCGGTTGTCCGCTTGGACCGCGGACTTCCGCTGCCCAGCCGCGCCCACGACGGTGATGCCGGCGTAGATCTCTACAGCGCCGAAGACGTGGAGCTGGCGCCGGGAGAGCGTGCGCTGGTCCGCACCGGCATCGCGGTGGCCGTCCCGTACGGAATGGTCGGCTTAGTGCACCCGCGCTCGGGATTGGCTGCGCGCGTTGGGCTTTCGATCGTGAACAGCCCGGGCACCATCGACGCCGGCTATCGCGGCGAGCTCAAGGTAGCGCTGATCAACCTCGACCCCGTCACGCCGATCGTCGTGCATCGCGGCGACCGCATCGCCCAGTTGCTGGTGCAGCGGGTCGAGCTGGTCGAGCTGGTTGAGGTGTCGTCGTTCGACGAGGCCGGTTTGGCCGAGACATCCCGTGGCGACGGCGGCCACGGTTCCTCTGGCGGGCATGCGAGTTTGTGA
- a CDS encoding M50 family metallopeptidase, whose product MTEADDERLLTAHHEAGHAVAALLRGGGELKSMTIEPTADYAGCTWSRSKAVDRAFIVYAGPWAEARVRWNGPTLDDFDEDGLDFNDHLMTAFLRNPDDRAAYKEAGGGGDPFQHTIGQMLPSAGSADRDSLADFLRQQAAQLGIDMAHPEQVWTAELERVWPAICEVAALLVDGQAVDHDTVQAAIKRMHSGATDSA is encoded by the coding sequence ATGACCGAAGCCGACGATGAGCGGCTACTGACCGCCCACCACGAAGCGGGCCATGCGGTCGCGGCGCTACTGCGCGGCGGTGGCGAGTTGAAGTCGATGACGATCGAGCCGACCGCCGACTACGCGGGCTGTACCTGGTCCCGCTCGAAGGCGGTGGATCGCGCGTTCATCGTCTACGCCGGTCCGTGGGCCGAGGCCCGCGTCCGTTGGAACGGGCCGACGCTCGACGACTTCGACGAGGACGGCCTCGACTTCAACGACCACCTGATGACGGCGTTCCTCCGCAACCCTGACGACCGTGCCGCCTATAAGGAGGCGGGCGGCGGCGGCGACCCGTTCCAGCACACGATCGGCCAAATGCTGCCATCCGCCGGGTCAGCCGACCGCGACAGCTTGGCCGATTTCCTGCGCCAGCAGGCGGCGCAGCTGGGCATCGATATGGCCCACCCCGAGCAAGTATGGACCGCCGAGTTGGAGCGGGTCTGGCCCGCGATCTGTGAGGTTGCGGCGCTGCTGGTCGACGGCCAGGCCGTTGACCACGACACGGTCCAGGCCGCGATCAAGCGGATGCACAGCGGCGCAACCGATTCGGCGTAG